Sequence from the Sphingomonas suaedae genome:
GGGCGAGGCGCCGGTGCCGCCGACATGGCCGGCGATCAGGATGACGTCGGCATGGGCCTTCGCGACGCCCGCCGCGACGGTGCCGATGCCCGCCGAGCTAACCAGCTTGACGCACACGCGCGCACGCGGGTTGATCTGCTTGAGGTCGTAGATGAGCTGCGCCAGATCCTCGATCGAATAGATGTCGTGGTGCGGCGGCGGCGAGATCAGCATGACGCCGGGGGTCGAGTGGCGCAGCTTCGCGATGAACTCGGTCACCTTGAAGCCGGGCAGTTGCCCGCCCTCGCCGGGCTTGGCGCCCTGCGCGACCTTGATCTCGACCTCGTCGCACGCGCCGAGATATTCGGCGGTGACGCCGAAGCGCCCGCTCGCGATCTGCTTGATCGTCGAGTTGGCGTTGTCGCCATTGGCATAGGGTTTGTAGCGGATCGAATCCTCACCGCCCTCGCCCGACACCGCCTTGGCGCCGATGCGGTTCATCGCGATCGCGAGCGTTTCGTGCGCCTCGGGCGATAGTGCGCCGAGCGACATGCCCGGCGTTACGAAGCGCTTGCGGATTTCGGTGATCGCCTCGACCTGGTCGAGCGCCACGCCTTCGGCCGGGAAGTTGAATTCGAGCAGGTCGCGCAGATAGACCGGGGGCAGGTCGCGTACGCCGCGCGCGAACTGCAGATAGGTCGAATAGCTGTCGGTCGACACCGCGGTCTGCAGCGTGTGCATCAGCTGCGCGCTGTACGCATGGGTCTCCCCGCCATGGCGCTGGCGATAGAAGCCGCCGATGGGAAGCGTCGCCACCGCGCTGTCGAACGCCGCATCGTGGCGCAGCATGGCGCTGAGATGCAGCGAGGCATAGCCCTCGCCCGAGATCTTCGCGGGCATACCCGGGAAGAAATCGTTGACCAGCGCGCGGGACAGGCCGACCGCTTCGAAATTATAGCCACCGCGATAGCTGGAGATCACCGCGATCCCCATTTTCGAGATGATCTTGAGCAGCCCTTCCTCGATCGCCTTGCGATGGTTGGCGAGGCACTGGTCGAGGGTCAGGTCGCCGAACAGTCCCCGGCTGTGGCGATCGACGATCGCCGCCTCGGTCAGATAGGCATTCACCGTCGTCGCGCCGACGCCGATCAGCACCGCATAATAATGGGTGTCGAGGCATTCGGCGGTGCGGATGTTGACGCTGGCGTAACTGCGCAGCCCCTTGCGGACGAGATGGGTGTGGACCGCAGCGGCGGCGAGCACCCCGGCGATGGCGACCCGGTCGGGGCCGACATTCTCGTCGGTCAGGAAAATCTCGGTCTTGCCGGCGCGCACCGCCTGTTCCGCCTGAAGGCGGATGTCGGCGATCGCCGCGCGCAGCGTCTCCGGCCCGCCGCCAGCGGGGAAGGTGGTGTCGATGATCGCGGTCTGCGCGCCGAAATAGGCGGTCAGCCGCGCCCAGTCGGCATTGGTCAGCACCGGGCTTTCGAGCACCAGCACCTTGGTTGCGGTCTGGGCGGTGTCGAGGATGTTGGCGAGATTGCCGAACCGCGTCTTGAGCGACATCACATGCCGCTCGCGCAGGCTGTCGATCGGCGGGTTGGTCACCTGGCTGAAATTCTGGCGGAAGAACTGGCTGATCAGCCGCGGCTTGTCGCTGATGACGGCGAGCGGGGTGTCGTCGCCCATCGACCCCACCGCCTCCTTGGCGTCGGTCGCCATCGGCGAGAGGATCAGCTCCATATCCTCGAGCGTCTGCCCCGCGGCGACCTGACGGCGGGTTAGTTCGGCGCGGTCGAACTTCGGCCCGGCCTCCCCCGCCTGGGGCAGGTCTTCGATGCCGATGAACTCACCGATCATCGCGGCATAATCATATTCGCCCGCGATCCGGTCCTTGGCCTCGCGGTCGGTGTAGAAACGGCCTTCCTCCAGATCGACCGCGATCATCTCGCCCGGCCCCAGCCGCCCCTTGGCCACCACCGTCGCCTCGGAAATCTGGACCATGCCGGTTTCGGAGCCGACCACGAGCAGCCCGTCGGAGGTGCGCGTGTAGCGCAGCGGGCGCAGCGCGTTGCGATCGACGCCCGCGACGGCCCAGCGCCCGTCGGTCATCGCCAGCGCCGCCGGGCCGTCCCACGGCTCCATCACGCTGGCGAGATATTTGTACATGGCGAGATGCGATTCGGGCATCCCGTCCAGCGCCTGCCACGCTTCGGGCACCAGCATCAGCTTGGCGGTCGGCGCGTCGCGGCCCGAGCGGCAGATCGCCTCGAACACCGCGTCGAGCGCGGCGGTGTCGGACGCGCCCGCCGGGATCACCGGCTTGATATCTTCCGAATGCTCGCCGAACGCGGTCGCCGCCATCTTGATCTCGTGGCTGAGCATCCAGTTCTTGTTGCCGCGGATCGTGTTGATCTCGCCATTATGGGCGAGGCAGCGGAACGGCTGGGCCAGCCACCATTGCGGGAAGGTGTTGGTCGAATAGCGCTGGTGAAAGATCGCGACGCGGCTGACGAAGCGATCGTCACGCAGGTCGGGGTAGAATTCGCTGAGCGATTCGGCGAGGAACAGCCCCTTGTAGATGATCGAGCGGCACGACAGCGAGCAGATGTAGAAGCCGCTGATCTGCGCGGCGATGATCCGCTTCTCGATGCGGCGACGCACGAGATAGAGGTTCTTCTCGAATTCCTCCTCCGATGCTTCGTCGGGCAGCGGCCCGGCGATCATGATCTGCTCGATCTCCGGCCGGGTCGCCTGCGCCTTCATGCCGATGACCGACACATCGACCGGCACCTGGCGCCAGCCATAGATGGTATAGCCCGCCTCGATGATCGCGCTTTCGACGATCGTGCGGCACGCCTCCTGCGCGCCGAGATCGACGCGCGGCATGAAGATCATGCCGACCGCGAGCCGGTTGGGCAGCACGCGATGGCCGCTGGCGAGCACGGCATCGTCGAAGAAGCGCAGCGGCAGATCGACATGCAGCCCCGCGCCGTCGCCGGTCTTGCCATCGGCATCGACCGCGCCGCGATGCCAGACCGCCTTCAGCGCATCGATCGCGCCCTGAACCACGCGGCGCGACGGCTGACCGTCGATCGCCGCGACCATGCCGACGCCACAGGCATCGCCCTCGAATTCGGGGCGGTACATGCCTTCACGGGCGAGGCGTTCGTGCTCGGTTTCAGGAGTTGCCTGATGCGTCATCTTCGGATTCCAGAATGGGCTTGAGGTCATCGAGCAGTCGGCGCACTTCGCTCGACTGCCGTTGTTGCGCGCGGGAGAAATGGGCCGCCTGCCATGCCGCGATCCCCGGATCGCTGAACAGCTGAGTCCCCGATTGCAGGAACCGGGCGCCCGTCGGGGTGCGCACAAAGGCTTCGATCTCCGTCAGTTCGGCCAGGTTGAACCGCTTGGCATAGGCGCCCGCGATCGCTTCGATCATCTCCGGCGCGCTGTCCTTGAGATCCTCCAGCGCAAGCGTCTTCTGACGGGTGATGAAGTCGGCGAACACGGCTGCGGCGGCGGGCTTTTCCTGAAGCACCTCCGACAGCCCCGGATTGCCCTGCATCATGCCGGACATCAGGTTCGCCATCATCGCGTCCAGCATCTGCGCGAACATCGCATCGCGCTGTTCGGTCGGCATCGTCTGTTCGACGATGTTGCGCGCCTTCACCAACCGCGCGGGATCGACCGCCTCAGTCGCCCTGGCGGTTGCCGACTGAGGCGCGGCCAATGCCGCCGGGGCGAAGAGCGCCGCCGCGGCTGCGAGCGCGAACAACATTGCGCCGCGCGATGGAGGACCAAAGCTGATCGTCACTCCGCCGTCCCCGCATTGAGCTCGGCCTCGGCGCGGGTGATCGCTTTGGGCGTCGCGACCATGCCGACCTCGATCCCGATGCGCTGATTGGCCTTGGTCAGCTTTTCCTGGAGCATCGGTTGCTGCGCGACATATTTGGCGCCCGCGCCGCTGCCAAAGAAGCGCGCGAGCTCGTCGAGCTCGGCGGCGGTGAAGGCGATTGCATATTCGCGTGCTATTTCGCGGACCATCCGTGCCTTCTGTGCGCGAAAGGCAGCGAGATATTCCTCCGCCAGGATCGCCTTGACCCGTTCCTTGCGGGCATAGTCGCCCTTGGTCAGCGCCTCCATCATCTCGCGCGTCGTCTGACTCGCCTCAAGCTGCGCGACCGCGTTCTGCGCCATCGCCGGGGCCGAGATCACGAAAATCTGTTCGAACTGAGCCTCGACGCCCATCACCGTCATCAGTCGCTCGGCCGCAGGGAGGGCGGCGGGGTCGGTCTGGGCGGTGGCGGGCAGAGTGAACGCCAGCGTGGTGGCGAGGACGATGCGGATCATGCGGCCTCCCGTTCCCGGCGGGCGACCCCGGCGGCCTTTTGCGCCTTGAGCCAGGCGTGCATCCGTTCGCTGACGTCGCGGCCGTCGCGGATCGCCTGGACGACCAGGCTGGCGCCCTTGACGATGTCCCCCGCGCCGAACACGCCGTCGAGGTTCGACATCATCGTGCGCGAATCCGTCCGCACCGTGCCCCAGCGGGTGACGCCCAGTTCCGGCGCATCGAACAGCACCGGCAGATCCTCCGCGTCGAAGCCCAATGCCTTGATCACCAGATCGGCGGGCACGTCGAACCGCGAACCTGGATCGGGCTCGGGGGCGCGGCGGCCGCTCGCATCGGGGGCGCCAAGGCGCATACCGACCGCCTTGACCGCGCTCACCTGCCCGCCGCCATCGCCATTGGCTTCAAATGCTTCGGGCGCGGAGAGCCAGACGAACTCGACACCCTCTTCCTCCGCATTGGCGGTCTCGCGCTGGCTGCCCGGCATATTGGCGCGGTCACGGCGATAGAGGCATTTCACGCTCGCTGCGCCCTGGCGGATCGCGGTGCGCACGCAATCCATCGCGGTGTCGCCGCCGCCGATCACGACGACATTCTTGCCCGCGGCATCGAGGCGGCCATCCTCGAATGCCGGGACGCTATCGCCGAACCCCTTGCGGTTCGACGCAATGAGATAGTCGAGCGCATCGACCACGCCCTTTGCGCCCACGCCCGGCGCCTTGATCGCGCGCGGCTTGTACACGCCGGTCGCGATCAGGATCGCGTCATGCTTCTGGCGCAGCTGCTCGAGCGTCGCGTCCTTGCCGACCTCGAAGCCGAGATGGAAGACGATGCCGCCATCGGCCAGACGCTGGGTACGGCGCGTGACGACGTGCTTTTCCAGCTTGAAGCCGGGAATGCCATAGGTGAGCAGCCCGCCCGCGCGATCGTGCCGGTCATAGACATGCACGTCATAGCCAAGCACGCGCAGATATTCCGCCGCGGTGAGCCCCGCAGGCCCGGCGCCGATCACGCCGACCGACTGCCCGCGCGCAGGCCCGGGCTGCAGTGGCTCGACCCAGCCTTTTTCCCAGGCGGTGTCGGTGATGAATTTCTCCACCGATCCGATGGTGATCGCGCCATGGCCGGAAAATTCGACCACGCAATTGCCCTCGCACAGGCGATCCTGCGGGCAGATGCGGCCGCAGATCTCGGGCATGGTCGAGGTGGCGTTGGACAGCTCATAGGCTTCGCGCAGCCGCCCCCTCCGCCGTCAGCCGCAGCCAATCGGGGATATGGTTGTGCAGCGGGCAGTGGACCGAGCAATAGGGCACGCCGCATTGCGAGCAGCGCCCCGCCTGTTCCTCCGCGCTGGGCGGGGCGTAGCGCTCCGCGATCTCGTGGAAATCCTGCGCGCGCAGATCGGGCGGGCGCTTGTCCGGAAACGCCTGCCCGCGATCGACGAATTGAAGCATCACATCCTTTGCCATGCCGCGCGCATGACAGAAATGCAGCCCGGAGTCACGCGCAAACCAGCAAATAGGGCAGCACTACTTACTTATATAATGATGGTTGGGTCGATGTCAGACAGGGATGCGCAATATCGTTACAACTATATGTCCGAAACGGCCTTATCGTCCCATAAGCCAGGCGAGGGCAGCGACCCCGACGATAATGCGATACCAGGCAAAGGGCGCGAAGCCGAAGCGGCCGACCACTTTGACGAACGCCTTCACCACCAGCAGCGCGACGACAAACGACACCGCCAGCCCGATGGCGATCCCCGACAGATCGTCGAAGCTGAGCAGGTCGCGGTCCTTGTAGAGCGAATAGACGGTGGCCCCGGCCATTGTCGGCACCGCGAGGAAGAAGCTGAACTCCGCCGCGGTCTTGCGCTCGACCCCCATCAACAGCGCGCCCATGATCGTCGCACCCGAACGGCTGACCCCGGGGATCATTGCGATGCACTGGACCAGCCCGATCGCAACTGCAGTGGGGAGCGGCATCGTCTCGATCCGCTCGACCTTCACTGTCTTCACCATCCGCTCGATCAGCAGGATCGCGATGCCGCCGACGATCAGCGCGACCGCGACCGTCATCGGCGACTGGATCAGCTGGCGGATCCCTTCATAGGCGACCGCGCCGATCAGCATCGCGGGCAGGAAACCGATCAGGATGTTGCGGGTGAACCAGATCGCCTCGCGCTCCCCACGCAGCACGCCCATGCCGACGCCCCAGAAGCGCCACCAATAGGCAACCAGCACCGCCAGGATCGCGCCCAGCTGGATCGCGACCTTGAACGCCACCGAGCTCTCGCCGGTAAAGCCGAGCAGCTCGCCCGCCAGGATCAGATGCCCGGTCGAGGAGACGGGCAGGAACTCGGTCAGCCCCTCGATGATGCCCAGGATGATATAGGTGACGATGTCGCTCATGGCGCGGCTCCTCCGCCGGGCGCGGCCGGCCGTTCACTTGTTCCGGGAAAGAGCCGGAGTCAGGCGTGGCGCGCGTCGGCGAAGCGGCCATGTTTGCGATACTGGACCAGCCAGCCGGGCGCGACCGCGCCGAGCGGGGTCGGCGTGATGCCGAATGCGGCCAGCCCTTCGCCGGTCGCGACATTATCCTGCTGCAGCATCAACCACTGGTCCCAGCTGATCGGTGCGCCGGGCAGGAAGCCCAGCGTGGCGATTCCGGCGCCGACGAAGTCCGGCAGTTCGACCACCGGCTTGTCGCGCCCGATCGCGCCGAGCAGCCAGCGATGGAACTGGGTGAAGGTCAGCGCGTCGGGCCCGCCGATCTCGATCGTCTGCCCCCCGAAGTGCTCCGGATCGGCGAGTGCACGGGTCACTGCCTGCGCGACATCGGCGACCCAGACCGGCTGGATGCGCGTGAGGCCCTTGAGCACCGGCACGAAGGGGAACGCGGCGGCCATCGCCGCGAAGCGGTTCACGAACGCGTCCTCGCGGCCGAACACGATGCTGGGGCGCAGGATCGTCGCATTCGGGAAGGCGGCACGGACCTGCGCCTCGCCCTCGCCCTTCGACCGGCCATAGGCGGAGGGGGAGTCGGGGTCGGCGCCGATCGCCGACAGCTGTACGAAGGCCGTCGCGTCCACCGCCGCAGCCGCGCGCGCGGCATTGCCGGCGCCATCCGCGTTGATCGCCTGCATTGCGCTGCCGAACACGCCGGCCAGGTTCACCACCGAATCCGACCCGGCGAGCGCGCGTTCGAGCGATTCGGGGCGGGTCACGTCGACCGCGGCGAACTGCGTCTGGCCAAGCCCGCCCAGCGGCTTCAGGAACCAGGCGCCGCGCGGATCGCGCTGCGCGACGCGCACCCGCGCACCAGCCTTGAGCAGCGCCTGCACGACATAGCGCCCGACAAATCCGCCGCCGCCGATCACGCTTACCAGCCTGTCCTTCATCGCGCCCTCAAACCATGGTCGTATCCGGCCTCCCCCATGCCGCGCGCGCGGCCAAACCGCAACCATGCGAAACATCGGTTGACAGCCCCCGCCCACCTACCCTAGTGGCGCCCGCCTACCCCGTGCCCAGATGGCGGAATTGGTAGACGCACCAGCTTCAGGTGCTGGCGGTCGCAAGGCCGTGGAGGTTCGAGTCCTCTTCTGGGCACCATTTCCCTGTCTCAGGGCATCCCAGCACATCGACAAAAACGGCAGAAATCTGCCACTTTTGCTCGGTTCTGTGCGAAAATGTCCGACCGGGTTCCAGTCGATCCCAGGGCCATAAGGGCCACAAACGGGGCCTAAAGTGGCCCGGGAAAATTGATGGCCCGGTGGGCCATTTCGACCGAGAAAATGGTCGCCATCCGAACAGAACCGATCAAATCGGGAGTTTGGGTTATGGCTCTGAAAGATATGGAAATCCGCGCTCTTCAGCCGAGGGAGCGCATCTACAAGAAGGCCGACGAACGTGGCCTGTACATCGAGGTGCATCCGAGCGGCTCGAAGCTCTGGCGCTTCAAGTACGGCTACCTTGGCAAGGACAAGCGTCTGGCGTTTGGCCGCTACCCAGAGGTCACTCTGGCGGAGGCCAGACAGAAACGCGACGAAGCCCGGCAGAAGCTGCGTGATGGCATCGACCCGCTTGCAGAACGCAAG
This genomic interval carries:
- the gltB gene encoding glutamate synthase large subunit — translated: MTHQATPETEHERLAREGMYRPEFEGDACGVGMVAAIDGQPSRRVVQGAIDALKAVWHRGAVDADGKTGDGAGLHVDLPLRFFDDAVLASGHRVLPNRLAVGMIFMPRVDLGAQEACRTIVESAIIEAGYTIYGWRQVPVDVSVIGMKAQATRPEIEQIMIAGPLPDEASEEEFEKNLYLVRRRIEKRIIAAQISGFYICSLSCRSIIYKGLFLAESLSEFYPDLRDDRFVSRVAIFHQRYSTNTFPQWWLAQPFRCLAHNGEINTIRGNKNWMLSHEIKMAATAFGEHSEDIKPVIPAGASDTAALDAVFEAICRSGRDAPTAKLMLVPEAWQALDGMPESHLAMYKYLASVMEPWDGPAALAMTDGRWAVAGVDRNALRPLRYTRTSDGLLVVGSETGMVQISEATVVAKGRLGPGEMIAVDLEEGRFYTDREAKDRIAGEYDYAAMIGEFIGIEDLPQAGEAGPKFDRAELTRRQVAAGQTLEDMELILSPMATDAKEAVGSMGDDTPLAVISDKPRLISQFFRQNFSQVTNPPIDSLRERHVMSLKTRFGNLANILDTAQTATKVLVLESPVLTNADWARLTAYFGAQTAIIDTTFPAGGGPETLRAAIADIRLQAEQAVRAGKTEIFLTDENVGPDRVAIAGVLAAAAVHTHLVRKGLRSYASVNIRTAECLDTHYYAVLIGVGATTVNAYLTEAAIVDRHSRGLFGDLTLDQCLANHRKAIEEGLLKIISKMGIAVISSYRGGYNFEAVGLSRALVNDFFPGMPAKISGEGYASLHLSAMLRHDAAFDSAVATLPIGGFYRQRHGGETHAYSAQLMHTLQTAVSTDSYSTYLQFARGVRDLPPVYLRDLLEFNFPAEGVALDQVEAITEIRKRFVTPGMSLGALSPEAHETLAIAMNRIGAKAVSGEGGEDSIRYKPYANGDNANSTIKQIASGRFGVTAEYLGACDEVEIKVAQGAKPGEGGQLPGFKVTEFIAKLRHSTPGVMLISPPPHHDIYSIEDLAQLIYDLKQINPRARVCVKLVSSAGIGTVAAGVAKAHADVILIAGHVGGTGASPQTSVKYAGTPWEMGLSEVNQTLTLNGLRGRVRLRTDGGLKTGRDIVIAAILGAEEFGIGTLSLVAMGCIMVRQCHSNTCPVGVCTQDERLRQKFVGTPEKVINLMTFIAEEVREILAKLGCKSLDEVIGRTELLRQVSRGAEHLDDLDLNPILAKVDADESERRFSLNTFRNAVPDSLDAQIIADAKAVFERGEKMQLAYNVRNTHRAVGTRLSSEITKTFGMSKLNDGHVEIRLRGSAGQSLGAFLCKGVTLEVFGDANDYVGKGLSGGTIIVRPLVSSPLASQDNTIIGNTVLYGATSGRLFAAGQAGERFAVRNSGAQVVVEGCGANGCEYMTGGVAVVLGQVGANFGAGMTGGMAFIYDESGTFESRANGDSIVWQRLSSLHWEAVLKNLVADHAEATDSKWSGGLIEDWERVRGHFWQVVPKEMLTRLAHPLDDSVEMIAAE
- a CDS encoding DUF2059 domain-containing protein, coding for MTISFGPPSRGAMLFALAAAAALFAPAALAAPQSATARATEAVDPARLVKARNIVEQTMPTEQRDAMFAQMLDAMMANLMSGMMQGNPGLSEVLQEKPAAAAVFADFITRQKTLALEDLKDSAPEMIEAIAGAYAKRFNLAELTEIEAFVRTPTGARFLQSGTQLFSDPGIAAWQAAHFSRAQQRQSSEVRRLLDDLKPILESEDDASGNS
- a CDS encoding DUF2059 domain-containing protein, with the translated sequence MIRIVLATTLAFTLPATAQTDPAALPAAERLMTVMGVEAQFEQIFVISAPAMAQNAVAQLEASQTTREMMEALTKGDYARKERVKAILAEEYLAAFRAQKARMVREIAREYAIAFTAAELDELARFFGSGAGAKYVAQQPMLQEKLTKANQRIGIEVGMVATPKAITRAEAELNAGTAE
- a CDS encoding undecaprenyl-diphosphate phosphatase — encoded protein: MSDIVTYIILGIIEGLTEFLPVSSTGHLILAGELLGFTGESSVAFKVAIQLGAILAVLVAYWWRFWGVGMGVLRGEREAIWFTRNILIGFLPAMLIGAVAYEGIRQLIQSPMTVAVALIVGGIAILLIERMVKTVKVERIETMPLPTAVAIGLVQCIAMIPGVSRSGATIMGALLMGVERKTAAEFSFFLAVPTMAGATVYSLYKDRDLLSFDDLSGIAIGLAVSFVVALLVVKAFVKVVGRFGFAPFAWYRIIVGVAALAWLMGR
- a CDS encoding complex I NDUFA9 subunit family protein; protein product: MKDRLVSVIGGGGFVGRYVVQALLKAGARVRVAQRDPRGAWFLKPLGGLGQTQFAAVDVTRPESLERALAGSDSVVNLAGVFGSAMQAINADGAGNAARAAAAVDATAFVQLSAIGADPDSPSAYGRSKGEGEAQVRAAFPNATILRPSIVFGREDAFVNRFAAMAAAFPFVPVLKGLTRIQPVWVADVAQAVTRALADPEHFGGQTIEIGGPDALTFTQFHRWLLGAIGRDKPVVELPDFVGAGIATLGFLPGAPISWDQWLMLQQDNVATGEGLAAFGITPTPLGAVAPGWLVQYRKHGRFADARHA